From the genome of Desulfobotulus mexicanus, one region includes:
- a CDS encoding LysM peptidoglycan-binding domain-containing protein, with amino-acid sequence MIKRLCLYLILTSFLICQPALSTEEHKPLPDGILKLDDGYYYIVQKGDTLWDISARFFNTAWYWPGLWAENDVQITSHNPHWIYPGQKLHLALRETPVPVQKPAPLPVVEKTSPPPPAPEPEPPSYHFASIHRVGFVKPEPAEASGKIISATESREMISASDRIYIQPAPDRTLPIAGRYIVYGKPERIREPGGRWRQYAGYLHHISGIIEITEYRNELTIGNVISAFRPIEEGDMLLPMPQRKASIPMQPHTEGLEGKIIAGYLGQVMFGQGDILYINRGEKDGVRAGQTYHLIEEKEISPTGSRRDRRIDRIPFGAIFILDTREGASAAFVIDSRKDAKIGTLVASPDR; translated from the coding sequence AACAGAAGAGCATAAGCCGCTTCCGGATGGCATTTTAAAACTAGATGACGGTTATTACTACATCGTGCAGAAAGGCGACACCCTCTGGGATATTTCCGCCAGATTTTTCAATACGGCCTGGTACTGGCCGGGACTCTGGGCAGAAAACGACGTGCAGATCACAAGCCACAATCCCCACTGGATTTATCCCGGTCAAAAGCTTCATCTGGCCCTGAGGGAAACTCCGGTTCCCGTACAAAAACCGGCCCCCCTGCCCGTGGTGGAAAAAACAAGCCCGCCACCTCCGGCACCTGAACCCGAACCGCCCTCCTATCATTTTGCCTCCATACACAGGGTTGGTTTTGTAAAACCTGAGCCAGCTGAAGCATCGGGGAAAATTATTTCCGCCACGGAAAGCCGGGAGATGATCAGTGCCAGCGACAGAATCTATATCCAGCCAGCCCCGGACAGAACCCTGCCCATAGCAGGCCGCTACATTGTTTACGGAAAGCCGGAAAGAATCAGGGAGCCCGGCGGAAGGTGGCGGCAGTACGCCGGATACCTTCACCACATTTCCGGTATCATTGAAATTACAGAGTACAGAAATGAGCTGACCATCGGCAATGTCATTTCCGCCTTCCGGCCCATCGAAGAAGGAGACATGCTTTTACCTATGCCCCAGCGCAAAGCTTCCATCCCCATGCAGCCCCACACAGAAGGCCTTGAAGGAAAAATCATTGCGGGTTATCTGGGTCAGGTCATGTTTGGCCAGGGAGACATCCTGTATATCAACCGGGGAGAAAAGGACGGTGTTCGTGCGGGTCAGACCTACCACCTGATTGAGGAAAAGGAAATCAGCCCCACAGGCTCCCGCCGGGACAGACGCATTGACCGCATTCCTTTTGGTGCCATCTTTATTCTGGACACAAGGGAAGGGGCTTCTGCGGCCTTTGTGATTGATTCAAGGAAGGATGCAAAGATTGGTACACTGGTGGCAAGTCCGGACCGCTGA
- a CDS encoding GspH/FimT family pseudopilin — translation MYNNKGFTLIEVIIIMALIAIIAAIATPTFREVRENNQKKTTAFTLGTALSYARNEAVTRGVNVTVCRSDNPNAADDETTPVPACSTATTAGWETGYIVFVDDNDSGTLGTRDADEELLRVFPPARGGIVIPGDGNAVNRIIYNPTGFSRNAAGTITVGSDSGSGVETSKTYYEVDITANGRFSTKGPKKD, via the coding sequence ATGTATAACAATAAAGGTTTCACACTGATTGAAGTAATTATTATCATGGCATTAATAGCCATCATAGCAGCCATTGCCACGCCCACGTTCCGGGAAGTAAGGGAAAACAACCAGAAAAAAACCACCGCTTTCACCCTGGGAACAGCCTTGAGCTATGCCAGAAATGAGGCAGTTACACGGGGAGTAAATGTTACCGTGTGCAGATCTGACAATCCCAATGCCGCCGATGATGAAACCACACCCGTTCCTGCATGCAGCACAGCAACAACCGCGGGATGGGAAACGGGCTACATTGTTTTTGTGGACGACAATGACAGCGGAACACTTGGAACAAGGGATGCTGACGAAGAGCTGCTCAGGGTATTTCCCCCCGCAAGGGGTGGAATTGTCATACCGGGGGATGGCAATGCTGTAAACAGAATCATCTATAATCCAACGGGTTTTAGCCGCAATGCCGCTGGAACAATTACGGTGGGATCAGACTCCGGAAGCGGTGTTGAAACATCCAAAACATACTATGAAGTTGACATTACGGCCAATGGTCGTTTTTCCACCAAAGGGCCCAAAAAAGATTAA
- a CDS encoding type IV pilin protein, which produces MEECQKEKGFTLIELMIVIAIIGILSAIALPQYNNHVLRAGRSDARTSLMEAAQQAERFFVRNNTYVNAFGSNEGDNTFPSAEGRYEIVYAGTATGFTLTATSQRNDPLCHTMVVNHLGQRTAKNKDSSDTTDVCW; this is translated from the coding sequence ATGGAAGAATGTCAGAAAGAAAAGGGCTTTACCCTGATAGAGCTGATGATCGTTATCGCCATCATCGGTATTCTTTCGGCCATTGCCTTGCCCCAGTACAACAACCATGTACTGCGTGCTGGCCGCTCCGATGCCAGAACCAGCCTGATGGAGGCTGCCCAGCAGGCAGAACGTTTTTTTGTTAGAAACAACACCTATGTCAATGCCTTTGGTTCCAATGAAGGTGATAATACATTTCCTTCAGCCGAGGGCCGCTACGAAATTGTTTATGCGGGAACGGCAACGGGCTTTACCCTGACAGCCACTTCCCAGAGAAATGATCCCCTTTGCCATACAATGGTGGTCAATCATTTAGGGCAGAGAACAGCAAAGAATAAAGATAGTAGCGATACAACGGATGTCTGTTGGTGA